AGTCGTTTGGGGCCAAGCCCGATGGTTTCGTGGAATTGACGCTCGATTTGTCTTTGGGAGAGGCCGGTGTGGCGCATCAGTTGCGCTACGCTGTTCGTACCCTTGTTGTTGGCGATAAAGTCGACTGCCTGTTCAACGAGGCTATTGACATTACCGCGCATCCGGCTGATAAAATACGCATTCAGCGTATTTACATCGAACGGGTTGCCTTTTACTTCCGGCCACGGGGCAAACTGGTCCACCAGGTCGCTGGCGGGGATGTTGAAAAAGGCGCTTAGGCCGTGAGGATGGAATACGGCGATCGCCAGGGTCAATCGTTCTCCGGCATATATATACCTAGGGGTAGTGATGGCGCCATAAGCAAAAGTCCGTGGGAAGGGATGCATTTTTGCCTGGTCCTGGTAGAGAGGGCTCTCCATTGAAAAGACGACCGCCGGGTGCCCATCGGGGAAAAAGCATAGGGGGCTTCCCCATGCCTCAGGGCAGTCGAGGAACAAATAGTGCCGTATGAAGCGCCTTAATATGGGAGCTGGCAGGACTTGCATGTAAGGCAATGTACGAAAGAAAATTTCTCAAATAATATTGAAGTCGGGTAGTTATTTTTTTGAATATTCCTTCCGGATCCGGCTAAGGGATGAATCCGTAATCCCGAGATAAGACG
This region of Dinghuibacter silviterrae genomic DNA includes:
- a CDS encoding AraC family transcriptional regulator; the encoded protein is MQVLPAPILRRFIRHYLFLDCPEAWGSPLCFFPDGHPAVVFSMESPLYQDQAKMHPFPRTFAYGAITTPRYIYAGERLTLAIAVFHPHGLSAFFNIPASDLVDQFAPWPEVKGNPFDVNTLNAYFISRMRGNVNSLVEQAVDFIANNKGTNSVAQLMRHTGLSQRQIERQFHETIGLGPKRLGNIVRVSAFLKNLKQAPNDTLTSLALDSGFFDQAHLIREFKKTTGITPLHYKRDARPLALNLIRLSGSYNFPA